From a region of the Alnus glutinosa chromosome 1, dhAlnGlut1.1, whole genome shotgun sequence genome:
- the LOC133862848 gene encoding kinesin-like protein KIN-10C: protein MASTPSKATACRKVRVVAKIRGFTGSEAEISTDSPWISVNKPSGEASDNVTISFRDQPGSRKEYYDIDYCYERNEDNDLIFSREIKPLIMRVFEGCNPTVIACGARGSGKTYVIRGSDEKPGLATLAMAEILSMAEQNGKSIAISFYEVYQEHVHDLLDPKQPEVLVLEDKGKIQYKGLSQVPIKSISEFHKLYLSWCVSHKSVQKIANELPRRSHKGLIVHVLSPSENGDTHLVGKMNFVDLAGYEDARRNSVDCLNLVESTKLNMSIYAVYNVVYSLNMNENHVPYRESKLTRMLKDSLSGMNRILMITCLNPFFCQDSVYMVSLASRSCQGINRITNSTKKAKNSTRPLLTSSQKGRLPGSVSTTMKKHPALQLHFSEKKASGMAFTMKRRKLFDEASHQTKSEKGKSVSIDTNVTVLSEVKNPLAVALKDIKPTSIMEKEAFSLPTSSAMEATIPNKDVLGATEISLHGGEHHDQVTLCVNSTNASSFTEDHSLNKENQSMLVNQSVSPPISARLKELSKNLKSLFSSTPLHEKLPEAIDASSYGQVSEPKTPTTEQSVRVYDRWEVANISSPWEALSMRSSGMKNSFVQEYIKFLNTANKEDLKRLKGIGEKRATYILQLREESPEPFKSLDDLKDVGLSAKQIKGIMKKEAAELFNEQIYNRC from the exons ATGGCTTCGACTCCATCCAAGGCCACCGCGTGTCGAAAGGTTCGAGTCGTAGCCAAAATCCGGGGCTTCACTGGCTCCGAAGCTGAGATTTCAACTGACTCCCCGTGGATCTCCGTGAACAAGCCCAGCGGAGAGGCTTCTGACAACGTTACCATTTCCTTCCGAGACCAACCGGGAAG TCGTAAAGAGTATTATGACATTGATTACTGTTATGAGAGAAACGAAGACAATGATTTGATATTCTCAAGAGAGATAAAGCCTTTGATTATGAGGGTTTTTGAAGGATGTAACCCCACTGTTATTGCATGTGGAGCAAGAGGTAGTGGAAAGACTTATGTAATTCGG GGATCTGATGAGAAACCAGGTTTGGCAACACTAGCCATGGCTGAAATTCTTTCTATGGCTGAGCAAAATGGAAAGTCGATTGCTATATCTTTCTACGAGGTTTATCAGGAGCATGTTCATGACCTTTTGGATCCAAAACAGCCAGAAGTTTTGGTATTGGAAGATAAAGGCAAAATCCAATATAAAGGACTTTCTCAG GTTCCGATCAAATCTATCTCAGAATTTCACAAACTATATCTCAGTTGGTGTGTTTCACATAAATCAGTTCAAAAGATAGCAAATGAACTTCCTCGCAGGAGCCACAAGGGTTTAATAGTACATGTATTATCTCCCAGTGAGAATGGGGACACTCATCTTGTAGGCAAGATGAATTTTGTCGACTTAGCAG GCTATGAGGATGCCAGAAGAAATAGTGTTGATTGCCTTAATCTTGTTGAGAGTACCAAACTTAATATGTCCATCTATGCCGTATATAATGTCGTCTATTCATTGAATATGAATGAAAACCATGTGCCTTATCGGGAAAGCAAACTTACTCGCATGTTaaaagattctttgagtgggaTGAACAGAATTTTGATGATCACTTGCTTG AATCCATTTTTTTGCCAAGATTCTGTGTATATGGTAAGTTTAGCATCTCGGTCTTGTCAAGGCATCAATCGAATCACAAACTCCACAAAGAAAGCCAAGAATTCAACAAGACCATTACTGACTTCTTCACAAAAGGGCCGACTACCTGGAAGTGTTTCCACTACCATGAAGAAACATCCTGCTTTACAATTGCATTTTTCTGAAAAGAAAGCCAGTGGTATGGCTTTCACAATGAAAAGAAG gaaacTATTTGATGAAGCAAGTCATCAGACCAAATCTGAGAAG GGGAAGTCTGTTTCAATTGATACCAATGTAACAGTGCTTTCAGAAGTG AAAAATCCATTGGCAGTTGCCCTAAAGGATATAAAGCCTACTTCTATAATGGAAAAG GAAGCTTTCTCATTACCAACTTCCAGTGCAATGGAAGCTACCATTCCAAATAAG gaTGTTCTTGGGGCTACCGAGATTTCTCTTCATGGTGGGGAACATCATGATCAAGTTACTTTGTGTGTTAATAGCACAAATGCTTCATCTTTTACTGAAG ATCATAGCCTAAACAAGGAAAACCAAAGTATGCTGGTCAATCAAAGTGTTTCACCACCAATAAGTGCAAGACTAAAAGAATTATCGAAAAAtctaaaatcacttttttcttcaaCTCCATTACATGAAAAGTTGCCAGAAGCAATTGATGCTTCATCCTATGGTCAAGTGTCGGAACCAAAGACACCAACAACAGAACAAAGTGTGAGAGTTTATGATAGATGGGAGGTTGCAAATATCAGCAGTCCTTGGGAAGCATTAAGTATGCGCAGTTCTGGAATGAAG AACTCCTTTGTTCAAGAATATATTAAGTTTCTAAATACAGCTAACAA GGAAGATTTGAAAAGACTAAAG GGAATTGGAGAGAAGAGAGCTACATATATTCTTCAACTTCGTGAAGAATCACCAGAACCATTTAAGAGT CTTGATGATCTGAAAGATGTTGGACTTTCAGCAAAGCAG ATAAAGGGAATAATGAAAAAGGAGGCTGCTGAGCTTTTTAATGAGCAAATATATAATAGATGCTGA